The nucleotide sequence CAGGCCCCCGAGGGCTGCGCTCAACGCCACCCCGGCCAGCGCGAGGCGGACGGGGGTCGCGGCCTGCCGGCCGGTGCCGCCCAACGCGTAGACGCCGACCGCGGCCGCCGCAGCACCGACGAACGCGAACCACACGTAGCTGCCGACCCCGAGCGCGCCAAAGACCGCCACGGCCAGCACCACCGCGAGGCCGGCGCCGGCGTTGACGCCGAGGATGCCGGGGTCCGCCAGCGGGTTGCGCGTGAGCGACTGCATCAGGGCGCCGCCGAGGCCGAGCGCCGCGCCGACGACCAGACCGACGACGGTCCGGGGCAGCCGCAGCTCGCGCAGCACGACCGCGGCCTGCGTGCCGTCCGGGTGCAGCAGGAGGGACCAGGCCTGGCCCACCGGGACGGGGTTGGAGCCGACGCTGAGGCTGAGCAGCACTGCGAGGACGAGGGCACCAGCGGCGGCAAGCAGAACCGCAGGCCGGACGCCCGCGATGCGGGTGGTGGGTGTCGCCGTGAGCGTGGCCGAGGTCACCGGGAGCCGGCGTTCCGGGGGCGCCGCAGGGCGAGCCAGGAGCCGACCACGGCGATGAGGATCGCCCCGGTGAGCGCGACCAGCCCGGCCACCGGAGTCGTGGCCGGCGCGGCGGTCGCGTCAGCTGCGAGGTGCGTGGCGCTCGGGGCGGGCTGGGACTCGGCGGCGGCCGTGGCCGACGCCGAGGGCGCGGCGGAGGGCTGCACGGTGATGACCGCCCCGGAGGCTCCCGCGACCTTGGCCGCGGGCGAGGCCGCGACGCTGGCCGCCGCGGTGGGGGCCGCCGTCGCGACCGTCCCAGCCGTCGTCTGGGCCGTCGCGGTGGCCGCGGTCGTCGACGCGGAGGTCGGCGCCGAGGTCGTCTCAGTGACGCTCTGGGCTGCGGCGGCGACCGTGAACGAGGGGCTCTTGTTCGTGTAGCCCTTCACGCCCGTGTTTCCCTTGGAGTCGGTGAACTCCTCGCTGGCGAGGAACCGCAGCCAGTGGGAGCCCTCCGCCACGAAGGACGGGAGAGGGAAGGACCCGTTCACCGTCCCGCTGGCGGGGATCTTCTGCTGGTACACGACGCCGCCGCCCTGCACCGTCGTCTGGTCGTAGCCGACGCCGTCGTCCACCTTGACGCTGAGCGTCTCGCCGGCAGGGAACCCGGACACGGTGAAGGAGATGGTGCCGCCCGGTTCGACGGTCGAGGAGACCGACGAAGAGGTGCCCTCGGTGTTGGCGCCCGCGCCGTCGGGTGGCAGCGCCACGGCGACGGTGACGGCGCTCAGGGAGAACGCGGCGGCCAGCACGGCCGCGGCAAGTGTCCGGATGCGGCTCATCGTTCCTCCGCGGTGGTGTCGGCGGTCAGTTCGGCCAGGCGCCGTCGGAAGACGGAGACGAGCATGGCGGTGGTCAGCAGGATCGCGCCGGCCATGGCGATCAGCCAGCGGTCGGTGGCGGGCAGCCTGGGGGACAACATCAGCGGCGCTGCGGCCTCCGCGGCCGCAGGGGTGTCGGTGGTGGCAGGCATCGAGGCCGTGCGTCCGACGGTGACGGCGGCCCAGCCGACCAGCGCACCGTCCTCGCCGACGAGCGCGACGGTGTGTTCGCCGTCGGGCATCGCCGCGAGGTCGAGCGTGATGCGGCGATCGGCGTCGGTCTGCGCCCAGCCGACGTCGGTGGGCGTGGAGTAGACGAACACGTAGGCCCAGGCGCCGGGCTCGACGCTCTCGGGCAGCGTGAGGGTGACCAGCGTCCCGTTCTGAACGCCCGTGACGCCGCCGGCGTCGAGCGCCCGCAGCGCGGCGGTGTCCGTCGCGGGGGCCTCGGGCGTGAAGGTCGGAGCGCCGCCGACGACGGGCACGGCCGCCGCCCCCGGAGCGACGGGCGTGCCGGCAGCGGCGCCTCCCGAGGTGGTGGTGGCCGTCCCTGTCGTCGGGGCCGCGCTGGCCGTGGCGGAGGGCGTCGGCGTGGGGGAGGTGGCGGTGGTCGTGACCGGGACCGACATCGGGCCCCAGCCGACCAGCGTGGAGTCAGGGGACTGCACGGCGAGCTTCGTGGTGCCCTCGGGCAGCGTCACTCCCGAGCGGGAGGCCGAGACCACGCCCCCGGTGCCGGCGCGGAACCAGGTGTCGCCCCAGGGGTAACGGACGGACCCGTCGGCCGTGTAGGCGGTGAGGAACAGCCAGTCGCCCTTGTCGGCGCCGGGCACGGTGACCTTCACCCGGCTGTCGGAGACGGCGACGCTGACGCCGTGCCGGGACGCCGAGGTGAGGTCCTCGCCTGCCTCCAGGAGGTCGGGGAGCCCGTTGGGGCGGTAGGTGCCGACGGTGAAGGGACCGGTCTCGACCGAGCGGATGGCGTCGCCGGTCTTCAGCGACCCGGTCAGCAGCCGCAGGGTGTGGGCGCCGGAGGCGAACGCGGGCACCGACGAGCCGGAGCCCGAACCCTTCGTCGGGAGGGGGATCTCGACGTCGAAGGAGCCGTCGCCGCTGGTCACGTCGATGACGGCCCAGACCTGCGCGTTGGCGTTGACCAGCTCGGAGCCGAGGTGGCTGTAGGCGCCCTCGTCGATCTTGACGCCGATCACCGATCCGCCATCGGCCGGGTCGGTGGCGCACCAGCCGGTGCCGACGAGGTGCAGGGTTTCGCCGTAGCCGAGGATGGGGCCGGTGGTGGCGTTGGCCGCCTGGCCGGACGGGTACACGATCGAGGCGGTGGCCGGCCCGGTGGCGGTGCACTCCTTCGCGGCCTCGGCGGCATCGCCCGGGTAGTCGACGCCGTCGACCGTGAGCGGGGCCGAAGCGACCGTGTGCTGCGTGTCGCCGGTCACCAGCCCGGACTGGAACCTGACGACCAGCTTGCTGCCGGCCTTCAGGGCTCCGGCCGCCCCGACGTTGGCCGGCACGTTGGTCGCGGTCGGCACCGGCACGGACACCGTGAAGTCACCCGAGGCGTCCGACGTGGCGACGGCCCAGATCGTCGCATCCATGGTCCCGTTGCCCGGGTGGGCCAGGATGTCGGAGCCGGTCTGCACGTACTGGAAGTCGTCACCGTCGGTGCCGACGCGGCCGGTGAGCTTCAGCACCACGGTGGCCCCACCCCTGCCGGAGCTCTTCAGCCACCCGTGTCCGGTGATCTGGACGGTGGACGACGTTCCGGTGGTCACGTCTTCCTGCACGCAGGCGGTGGCCGTCTGGCCAGAGGTCGTGTGCGAGACGAGTACCTCGTCGGCCGAGCAGCCGTTACCGGGGGCGACGACGGTGAACGAGCCGGCCTGGGTGCGGATCACGTCGCCGTTGATCAGTGAGCCGCTCAGCACCCGCACCGAGTGCGTCTCGCCGGCGGCCCAGGCGGCGTCGGAGTTCTTCAGCGTCGGGAAGGGGACGGTCGCCATCCAGTTGCCTGCGGCGTCCGCCTCGGCGACCGCCACGATGGTCTTGTTCGCCTGCACCGCCCCGGTGACCGGGTTCGTCACGGTCAGCTTCGTGCTGACCGCCCCGTCGTCGAGCTTGATCGCGACGACCGAGCCGCGTGAGCCGTCGGTGACCTTCCAGCCGGTTCCGGTCACGGTGAAGGACGCCCCGGCGGTGATCTGGGACGGGACGCTGATCTTCGCGGTCGCCGTTGCGGGCGACGTGGTGGTGGTCGTCGCGGTGGCGGTGGTCGTCGGCGTGGTGGACGAGGGCGCCGGCGTGGTGGTCGTCGGGGCCGTGGCCGCGCTGCTCGGCGCGGTTGCGGTGGGGGAGGCGCTGGTCGTCGGGGCGGTCGGAGTGGGGGTGGCGGTCGCCGCCGACGTGACGGTGAAGGTGCCCGACTCGGAGCGGATCCTGTCGCCCGTGGTGAGCGAGCCGGTCAGGAGGCGGACGGAATGGGTCTCGCCGGCGGCCCACGCCTTGTTCGAGTTCGTCAGGGTGGGGAAGTCGATCGAGGCGGTCCAGTCCCCGTCCGCATCGGCGGCCGCGATCGCGACGATGGTCTTGTTGCCCTGGACCGCGCCCGTCTCGGGGTGCTTCACCTCTCGCGTGGTGCTGACGCCGCCCTCGTCGAGCTTGATCGCGATGACGGATCCCCGGCTGCCGTCGGTGACCTTCCACCCCGTTCCTGAGATGACGAGCGGCTCGCCCTCGACCACGGACGTGGGGACGCTCAGGCGGACGGAGGGGTCGGAGACACCCGCGACGCCCTCCTCGGCCGCGGCGGTGCCGGCCCCGACCAGGCCCAGCGCCGCCAGCAGCGCGGCGGCGACGCCGAGTGCCGGGACTCGCAGATGGGGTGACATTGGGACCTCCAGGGGTCGGGGAGTGTCAGTTCGTGAGCAGGGCCTGCTGGACCTGGTCGACGATGGCGTTCATGAGGATGGGGCCGCCGGTGGAGGTCCACACGGACCCGTCGACGGGGACGATGTGCCCGGCCTGGTAGGCCTTCAGCGACGTGAAACCGGGCGTCTGGGCGGCGGTGGCCAGGGCCTGCTCGGCGGCCTCGACCCCGGCATCGCCGCCGGCATTCGGGTTGGCGACGGAGGAGCCGCCGAGCGTCCCGAAGAAGATCCAGTCGGCGTCGATCTGGTCGAGGTTCTCCAGTGAGACGGGCTCGGAGTGACCGCGGCCGCGCTTGTCCTGGTTGGCGGGGCGCGACAGCCCGAGGTCGGTCAGGGCCTGACCCGGCGGCAGCTCCTTGAGGATGAGCGACGGCGAGGTGCCCTCCCAGCGCACGATGGAGAAGGTGTCCTCGTCGAGGCCGGCGGCGGCCAGCTCGGAGCCGACGGTCTCGGCGTGTCCGTCGTATTCGGACAGAACCTCCGCGCCCTCGTCGGCGAGGTTCAGCGCGTCGGCGACGAGCGTGAAATTGGTGCGCCAGTCGCCGCCGGCGTAGCCGGTGTAGACCGTCGGGGCGATGTGGGACAGCGTGTCGATGGCGGCGTCGTCGAGCGCGATGCTGGTGCCGTCCACGAGGATCACGTCCGGGGCGGCCTTGCCGATCGCCTCGAAGTTGGGCTGGGCCACCCCGCCGAGGATGGGCACGTCGGCCGCCTTGTCCGTCAGGTAGCTGGACACCGTGGACTGGCCCCGACCCGACACGACCCCCACCGGCGTCACGCCGAGGGCGAGCACCCCGTCGGTCGTCGGCTCGGACAGCGTCACGACGCGCTGCGGGTGTTCGGGGACCTCCACCGTCGACCCGTCGATGTTCTCGACGGTGCGGGTGGCGGTCGCAGGGGCGGCGGCGCCCGTGGACTGCTGGGTGCAGGCGGCCCCCGTGAGCGCGGCGGCGGCCGCGACGAGGACGAGGAGCCGGTGCAGGGACCGGGGGAGCGACATAGACATGCATCCTGGCGTCGACAGACTGGGACTTAGGCCAGCCTAGCCTTCATGTGATGAAGAGTGTCAATCGCGTTTCGGCAGTCGGACCCCGCCGGGTGGCTAGAGTCTCACGCATGAGTTTCGATCCGGTCCAGGTGATGCGGCGTGAGACGGCGAGGTTCGCCGAGGCGCTCCAGAACGTCGACGGGAACACGCCGGTGCCGACCTGCCCGGGCTGGGACGCCGACGAACTCCTGTGGCACCTGACCGAGGTGCACCTGTTCTGGAGCGCCGTCATCGCGTCGGGCGCCACCACGGACGAGCAGATCGAGGACATCGAGAAGGCCAAGCCGCTGCGCCCCACCGGCCGCGCCGAGGCACTCGACCTGCTCCGGCGGGCCACGGATGAGCTCGGCACGGCACTCAGCAGCGGCGACGACCGCGACAGCGCCTGGAGCTGGTTCCCGGCGGACCAGACCATCGGATTCACCCGTCGGATGCAGACGCACGAGGCCACCATCCACCGCGTGGACGCCGAGCTGACCGCGGGTCTGCCCGTCTCGGACATCCCCATCGAGGTCGCGGTCGCGGGCATCGACCACGTGATCAACGTGATGTGGAACTGGATCCCCGGCGACGTCGAGCAGCATCCGCTCGGGGTCATCGAACTGCGCCCGCGCGGAGGTGGATCCCGGCTGGTCGAGCTCTACCGCTGGAGCGGCCGACTCTGGGGCAGGGATTTCGTCGACCAGGTCGCAGGCCGCCGCGCTCATGACGGCGCGGAGCCGCGCGCCGTGATCTCGGGGGAGGCCGCGGACCTGGACCGGCTCGTCTGGAGCCGGCCGGCCATCTCCTCGCGCGAGGGTGACCTCGCACTGCTGGCCGCCTTCGACGAACTGATCACGTTCGGCATCCAGTGAGGTCCGATGGTCGCAGGGCGTGTCCTCGGCCCTAAGGTGGCCTCATGATCGAGATGCTGCGGGTCATGGGCCGTGCCCTGCGCCTCGATCCTGCCCTCTTCTCGATGGTCGACGACCGTCCCTACTCCCTGCTCGTCGCCGCCCTCGGGATCGCGATCCTTGCCGCCGGCTCCACCATGCTGGGGCACGTCGCGGTGCTGTCGCTCAACCGTGTGCGAGGCTGGCGCCTCCTTGCGGCGCTGCTGCTGTCGACGGCGGTGCTGGCGGTACTCAAGGTCGTGGAGATGTCCATCACCTGGAGCGTCGCCTCGCTGGTGCTCGGGAGCCCCGTGCCACTGGTCCCCCTCGTCGTGGTCGCGCTGCTCTCCACCGCGCCGCTGGTGTTCAACTTCGTCACCGCCATGCCGCACTTCGGGCTCGCCTTCGGCCGCGTGTTCGAGGCGTGGAGCTACCTCCTCGTGCTGGTGGGTGTGTCGCACGCGTTCGGCGTCAGCATCACGTGGGCCTTCGGTTTCACCCTGGCCGGGTGGCTGGTCATTCAGGTCATCTCCCGGGTGGGGCAACGTCCGTTCAGCTGGGTGTCCTCGCATCTGTGGACGCTCGCGACCGGGCGCCCGACGATGGTCACCTCGCGTGACATCCTCTCCGGCACGCCGCTGATTCCGGTCTCCGGCCTCCGGAAGGAGGTGGAACGGTGATCTCCTGGCTGATCGGGAGCGTCGCCGTCATCCTGTTCCTCTTCGTCCTCCTCTCGCCGCTCGAGTCGCTCAGGTGGTGGGCCGACAAGGGCGAGAAGGAGGTGCGCGGCACCTTCGAACTCGTGACCAGCGAGGTCGAGGAGGAGCACCGTTCGCACCGCTTCGTCGTCTACCTCTCCGGCGTCGGGGTGCTCGGCGGGGACGAGTTGTCCGGCCGCGAGATCGCCTGGCTCGACTCCCTCGACGACGACCTCCCGGACGTCTGCGTCGTCGCCGACGTCTTCCCCTACTCGGTCGACAACCGCGGCCTGCTGCAGCGGGCGACGGTGCACCTGTGGAAGTTCCTGGACAACGCCCGCCGACAGTGGCGCAGCAACCCGATCCACTTCATCATCAACATCCGCAACATCGCCCAGGTGCTGGTCTCGTCCGACCCGCGCTACGGCCCCACACAGAGCATCGGCCTGGCGCAGGAGTTGTGGCGATCACTTCAGCGACACGGCTACGTGCCCGGCTCGGGTGACCCCGTATACCTCGTCGGCTTCTCGGGCGGGGCGCAGATGGCTCTGGGCGCCGGCTGGTTCCTCTCGGGGCTGGGCGTCCCCGTCTCGCTGATCTCGGTCGGCGGCATCTTCAGCGACGACCCTGGCCTCGACCGCATGGAGCACGTCTGGGATCTCCGCGGCTCCCGCGACACCATGCGCCTGCTGGGTCCCGTCGCCTTCCCGGGGCGGTGGCCCACAGCCCCGCTCTCATCGTGGGGGAGGGCGCGTCGCGAGGGCCGTGTCACGGTCCGGACGATCGGCCCCATGAAGCACGACGCGGCGAAGGGGTACTTCGGGCGCCGCGCTAAGGACGACAACGGCCGCACGTACGCCGACCTGACTCGCGAGGAGGTCGTCGGCATCCTCGCTCTCGACGGCACGCGGTGACGTGCTCTGTGCGCTCTCGGCGGTCCGGTTCCCTGAGCCTGTCGAAGGGCCCTGAGCGGAGCGAAGGGGAAGTCCTTGCCCGGGTGGGGTCCTCTCACTTCGTTCGAGGCACCTCGACAGGCTCGGCGGACCCGGAGGGCTCGGGGGACCCGGGGGCCCCTCGGGCGTCGGCGCGGGCAGGAGGAAAGGCCGCACGCCAGCTGTCCCCGGTGGTGACCGGTTCGTACGCTAGGGGGCGATCAGGTCCATGAAATAGGGCTTGCACTTGCGCAGGAGGCCGAAGTCCAGGATCTCCTCAATGCGACGCCGGTCATCGTCATCGATGAGCTTCCGGGCGGCGGCGAACTCGATGCAGTCACCGAAGATCATGCCGTAGCCGCCGTACTCGAGCTGGACGTCGAGGAAGCGCTGCTGAGCTTCCGGCATGCTCGGGCGGAGCCGGGCATAGAAGTCGTCAATCCAGCCGAACATGGTTCCCAACGTACAGCTGAGGACTACCGGCCGCCGTGCCCGTCAGACGACGGCTGGGCGCGCAGTCGATGCTGATCGATCCAGTTCTGAGTGCGGTCACCCAGATCGGGGTCCCAGCCGGCGCTCATCGTCAGTTCAACGTCCCCGAGGACTGCCTCGGGGACCACAACCCCGCCGAGGAGAGTGAACTGGAGGCAGTCGTCGATCGCCATGAAGGCGTCGCCTTCGGCGAGATCGCTCCAGACCAGGCCGGCGCCATCGACCTGCGCCGCCTCTACAAGGGCGAGCAGCCGTTCAGCCTGTTCAGTCAGGTCCAGCACGGATCCGCTCCTTCCTCTCGACCAGCTTCTCCTTGCGAATGGATGGCGTCCACGGCGCCTGTCTCGGGGTCACTGTAGATCACGCTCGCTCCGCGCTCGACGGTCCGGCCTTCGAAACCTGTCAGGCCGACCCGCGCTCGCCGCGGACCGGGCGTTCGCGGCGCGTTATGCGAGTGGCCGATCCATGACTATGATGGTCCGTTGGCCGGGGACGGTCGCACGCAGAAACA is from Tessaracoccus palaemonis and encodes:
- a CDS encoding FecCD family ABC transporter permease — encoded protein: MTSATLTATPTTRIAGVRPAVLLAAAGALVLAVLLSLSVGSNPVPVGQAWSLLLHPDGTQAAVVLRELRLPRTVVGLVVGAALGLGGALMQSLTRNPLADPGILGVNAGAGLAVVLAVAVFGALGVGSYVWFAFVGAAAAAVGVYALGGTGRQAATPVRLALAGVALSAALGGLTQTVILADQQAFNEFRFWVGGSLEGRGWAVLAATGPFIALGAIVALALAPALNALALGEETGRALGVRVTRTRTLAMVAVTLLCGAATAAVGPISFVGLAVPFLARALVGSDQRWVFAVCLLLGPTWLLLADVVARVVVAPHEVQCGIVAALAGAPFFVALVRRRKVAAL
- a CDS encoding maleylpyruvate isomerase family mycothiol-dependent enzyme, with product MSFDPVQVMRRETARFAEALQNVDGNTPVPTCPGWDADELLWHLTEVHLFWSAVIASGATTDEQIEDIEKAKPLRPTGRAEALDLLRRATDELGTALSSGDDRDSAWSWFPADQTIGFTRRMQTHEATIHRVDAELTAGLPVSDIPIEVAVAGIDHVINVMWNWIPGDVEQHPLGVIELRPRGGGSRLVELYRWSGRLWGRDFVDQVAGRRAHDGAEPRAVISGEAADLDRLVWSRPAISSREGDLALLAAFDELITFGIQ
- a CDS encoding ABC transporter substrate-binding protein, whose protein sequence is MSLPRSLHRLLVLVAAAAALTGAACTQQSTGAAAPATATRTVENIDGSTVEVPEHPQRVVTLSEPTTDGVLALGVTPVGVVSGRGQSTVSSYLTDKAADVPILGGVAQPNFEAIGKAAPDVILVDGTSIALDDAAIDTLSHIAPTVYTGYAGGDWRTNFTLVADALNLADEGAEVLSEYDGHAETVGSELAAAGLDEDTFSIVRWEGTSPSLILKELPPGQALTDLGLSRPANQDKRGRGHSEPVSLENLDQIDADWIFFGTLGGSSVANPNAGGDAGVEAAEQALATAAQTPGFTSLKAYQAGHIVPVDGSVWTSTGGPILMNAIVDQVQQALLTN